The Montipora capricornis isolate CH-2021 chromosome 1, ASM3666992v2, whole genome shotgun sequence genome contains a region encoding:
- the LOC138044802 gene encoding enhancer of polycomb homolog 1-like, translating to MSKLSFRARQLDSNKALPVYRAEELPDLTEFSTINRAVPQMPTGMEKEEETEHHLQRAISAQQVYGDTQQLVIPTPDTEEVRDRGIETLYYDVFKQPKQYIHVQAFNFEEELPEYDMDSEDEDWLKNFNKKKEILTPFKFEQLLDQLEKNSGNQAVSFNEAKSLMKELSVDIIKPMYEYWLNKRRKLKDLVISLIPQLKGEKRDGSSSSDPYVAFRRRTEKMQTRKNRKNDEASYEKMLKLRRDLNRACTILDMVKRREQSKKEQLQLTVDIFEKRYAAGDYAGQILQQCLDMIRYQPPATNLTVPTSAAYGENVTPGAVTGEDREQELWRRQVHERPRLGKNDFINELSIKRPKLHHHAKVPLVAPGGDQVVFSDEEELIHVSPPPVDIPSEPEDDDEDPDGRFAFKRKLGVKYLLPRFDSPQPLPWVDPAEGGLGDKRFRFSCTSISTPQRVMGFVRRRVGRGGRIYMDRAYSPLSEDLDELDTRLNSSTSSFSLPNGLFPYDHLTGWKKPLLPHFRPKSPPSQISLSTHSSTSLSSTESSSIKQSCEPRPRLHRSFSTQQRSKFSLNSTPTNGVVGPNFTHMNMSRSSLPNGPLSNQGAYSTGTLAKNSAYSTAPMKDVYALNFPENSNLSAHGIVRGNAPFSPTAHNSSPASAALRANAVSESSGPEEMDVDVVRRTDGIISTLDGLGTSINSLPNAT from the exons ATGAGTAAATTGTCGTTCAGAGCTCGGCAGCTCGATTCCAACAAGGCTCTTCCAGTCTATCGGGCCGAGGAACTACCCGATTTGACGGAATTTAGCACCATAAACCGTGCTGTGCCTCAAATGCCCACTGGAAtggagaaagaagaagaaaca GAACATCATCTCCAGCGAGCAATTTCAGCACAGCAGGTTTATGGTGACACTCAACAGCTTGTAATTCCAACTCCAGACACTGAAGAAGTGAGGGACAGAGGGATTGAAACACTTTACTATGACGTCTTCAAACAGCCAAAGCAGTACATTCATGTTCAAG CTTTCAACTTTGAGGAGGAATTGCCAGAATATGATATGGACTCCGAGGATGAAGACTGGCTAAAgaattttaataaaaagaaG GAAATCTTGACTCCCTTCAAATTTGAACAGCTTCTTGATCAGCTGGAGAAAAATTCAGGAAACCAGGCTGTGTCTTTCAATGAAGCCAAGTCTTTAATGAAAGAATTAAGTGTAGACATTATCAAACCCATGTATGAGTATTGGCTgaacaaaagaagaaagctG AAGGATCTAGTGATTTCACTGATCCCCCAGCTGAAAGGGGAGAAGCGGGATGGTTCATCTTCAAGTGATCCCTATGTTGCATTCAGAAGAAGAACTGAAAAGATGCAAACAAGAAAG AATCGCAAGAATGACGAGGCTTCATATGAGAAGATGCTTAAACTGAGAAGAGACTTGAACAGAGCCTGCACAATTCTCGACATGGTGAAAAGAAGAGAGCAGTCAAAAAAGGAGCAACTTCAACTAACTGttgatatttttgaaaaaag GTATGCTGCAGGAGATTATGCTGGTCAAATCCTTCAGCAGTGTTTGGATATGATCAGATATCAGCCGCCAGCCACTAACCTCACAGTGCCCACATCTGCTGCCTATGGTGAAAATGTCACACCAGGTGCAGTCACAGGAGAGGATAGAGAACAGGAACTTTGGAGAAgacaagtacat GAAAGGCCACGATTAGGAAAGAATGATTTTATTAATGAATTAAG CATCAAGAGACCTAAGCTGCATCACCATGCTAAAGTACCACTTGTGGCGCCAGGCGGGGATCAAGTGGTGTTTAGTGATGAAGAGGAACTCATTCATGTGTCGCCACCTCCA GTTGATATTCCATCGGAACCGgaagatgacgatgaagatCCAGACGGTAGATTTGCATTCAAAAGAAAACTTGGTGTCAAGTACTTATTG CCTCGATTCGACTCGCCCCAACCCCTGCCTTGGGTAGACCCAGCCGAGGGGGGTCTCGGCGATAAGAGGTTTCGCTTCAGTTGTACTTCCATATCGACCCCGCAGAGAGTTATGGGATTCGTGCGGAGAAGAGTTGGCAGAGGAGGAAG AATATACATGGATCGAGCGTATAGTCCTTTGTCTGAAGATCTGGATGAATTAGACACGCGCTTGAACTCCTCGACCTCTTCGTTTTCGTTACCAAATGGATTGTTCCCTTACGATCATCTCACAGGCTGGAAGAAGCCCTTGTT GCCTCATTTCAGACCGAAATCTCCTCCTTCACAAATTTCTCTTTCCACGCATTCGTCCACTTCACTATCATCAACAGAATCTTCGTCGATCAAACAGAGCTGCGAGCCCAGACCACGCTTACACAGAAGCTTCTCTACGCAACAAAGATCGAAATTCTCACTTAATTCCACACCGACAAATGGAGTTGTGGGACCAAATTTTACACATATGAACATGAGTCGAAGCTCCTTACCCAACGGACCACTGTCAAATCAAGGTGCTTACTCGACAGGGACGCTTGCTAAGAATTCTGCGTACTCTACCGCGCCTATGAAGGACGTATACGCTTTGAACTTTCCGGAAAACTCAAACCTTTCGGCGCACGGGATAGTGCGGGGTAACGCTCCCTTTTCGCCAACGGCTCACAATTCATCGCCGGCAAGTGCCGCGTTGAGGGCAAATGCTGTTAGCGAAAGTTCAGGACCGGAAGAGAT GGACGTAGATGTAGTCAGAAGAACAGACGGCATCATAAGCACATTGGACGGGTTAGGAACTTCAATTAATAGCTTGCCCAACGCCACGTGA
- the LOC138044814 gene encoding uncharacterized protein gives MSEDLMRFPCGPPSLYKTCQEQSLDDSKKQTAVDLFNVKDCGNIGLAFEDPPPYKEKEFLEESIIGFHHLSPMIIRPWKSFFSTCLKWRWSVSADNFTYNLSYYHINYAWIMLAFVIIALVVIDSDEFRFCVLWSSIAALFVYLLNLSGCSPEVLGRKLPFSEQLTALIVFELLFYGLFPGAVPFIYFIVLFCGFVIVHACLTPAKMAVLKNYQIQHV, from the exons ATGTCAGAAGACCTGATGCGTTTTCCTTGTGGGCCTCCATCACTATACAAAACATGTCAGGAACAATCTCTTGATGATTCTAAAAAACAAACTGCTGTTGACTTATTCAATGTTAAAGACTGTGGTAACATAGGCCTGGCATTTGAAGATCCCCCACCATATAAGGAGAAGGAATTCCTTGAAGAATCAATCATTGGCTTTCACCATTTATCTCCAATGATTATTCGCCCTTGGAAAAGTTTTTTCAGCACATGTTTAAAGTGGCGTTGGAGTGTTTCAGCAGACAATTTCACATACAACCTGAGTTACTACCACATCAACTATGCCTGGATAATGTTGGCTTTTGTTATAATAGCCCTGGTTGT GATTGATTCTGATGAATTTAGGTTTTGCGTTCTTTGGTCAAGTATCGCTGCTCTTTTTGTTTACCTATTAAACCTCAGTGGCTGTTCCCCAGAGGTGCTTG gtCGAAAACTTCCTTTCTCGGAACAGTTAACAGCACTCATTGTCTTTGAGTTGCTGTTTTACGGCCTCTTTCCTGGTGCAGTACCATTCATATATTTTATTG tgCTGTTCTGTGGTTTTGTCATTGTTCATGCTTGTCTTACACCTGCCAAGATGGCTGTTCTGAAGAACTATCAAATTCAGCATGTTTGA